In a genomic window of Lathamus discolor isolate bLatDis1 chromosome 4, bLatDis1.hap1, whole genome shotgun sequence:
- the TBX19 gene encoding T-box transcription factor TBX19 isoform X2 codes for MLHEVLGSIVELCKDHCLPEVSGSKVVMADLGCKKPSDCTVSRLLSVVESELRAGRDKGDPTEKQLQVVLEDATLWQRFREVTNEMIVTKNGRRMFPVLKISVSGLDPNAMYSFLLDFAPTDGHRWKYVNGEWVPAGKPEPPNHSCVYIHPDSPNFGAHWMKAAISFSKVKLTNKLNGSGQIMLNSLHKYEPQVHIVRVGGPHRMVMNCSFPETQFIAVTAYQNEEITALKIKYNPFAKAFLDAKERNHPKDASETVSEVGGWVISNPDTMCASGSSNYQYTGPLPLAAPQAPHGYERYSALRGHRAAPYPPSYMQRNHSPTVNLLESSSSNLQVFSGHDSWTLPSSPHANLISAPHTKGAASPGPSHYPCLWTVSNSAVNTANPGSEVNSRPSSMFLRGNVPLPTASSVQIPLQGVVSSSMEMQGETALARLADSAWTSSHSF; via the exons CTACCTGAAGTTTCTGGCAGTAAAGTCGTCATGGCAGACCTGGGCTGCAAAAAACCCAGCGACTGCACCGTCTCCAGACTGCTCAGCGTAGTGGAGAGCGAACTCCGGGCTGGGAGAGACAAAGGTGACCCCACCGAGAAACAGCTCCAGGTTGTCTTAGAGGATGCAACGCTCTGGCAGAGATTCAGAGAAGTCACTAATGAGATGATCGTGACCAAGAACGGCAG GCGTATGTTCCCTGTTTTGAAGATCAGCGTGTCTGGCTTAGACCCAAACGCCATGTACTCGTTCCTGCTGGACTTTGCCCCCACTGATGGCCACCGCTGGAAGTATGTAAATGGAGAATGGGTGCCGGCTGGGAAGCCAGAGCCACCAAACCACAGCTGCGTCTACATCCACCCAGACTCTCCCAACTTTGGGGCCCATTGGATGAAAGCTGCCATTTCCTTCAGCAAAGTCAAACTTACCAACAAGCTCAATGGGAGTGGGCAG ATAATGTTGAATTCCCTGCATAAATATGAGCCTCAGGTACACATAGTTCGAGTAGGAGGCCCCCACCGGATGGTGATGAACTGTTCCTTCCCTGAGACACAGTTCATAGCTGTGACGGCCTACCAAAATGAAGAG ATAACAGCTCTCAAAATCAAGTATAATCCCTTTGCCAAAGCCTTCCTGGATGCGAAAGAAAG aaaCCATCCCAAGGATGCTTCAGAAACAGTCTCTGAAG TGGGTGGCTGGGTGATTTCCAACCCAGATACAATGTGTGCATCAGGAAGCTCTAATTATCAGTACACTGGACCTTTGCCTCTGGCAGCTCCACAAGCTCCCCACGGCTACGAGCGATATTCAGCACTGCGAGGGCATCGGGCTGCTCCGTACCCACCTTCCTACATGCAGCGAAATCATTCCCCTACAG TGAATTTATTGGAGAGCTCCAGCAGTAATCTCCAGGTATTCTCAGGACATGACAGCTGGACTTTGCCATCCTCTCCACACGCTAATTTGATCTCAGCACCACACACAAAGGGAGCTGCCAGCCCTGGACCCAG ccactACCCTTGCCTGTGGACAGTGAGCAACAGTGCTGTAAACACTGCCAACCCAGGAAGTGAAGTGAACAGCAGGCCTTCAAGCATGTTTCTAAGGGGTAATGTCCCCTTACCCACTGCATCATCAGTCCAAATCCCCCTGCAGGGAGTGGTATCCAGCAGCATGGAAATGCAAGGGGAAACTGCTCTAGCCAGGTTGGCTGACTCTGCGTGGACATCCTCACACTCTTTTTGA
- the TBX19 gene encoding T-box transcription factor TBX19 isoform X1 yields MLHEVLGSIVELCKDHCLPEVSGSKVVMADLGCKKPSDCTVSRLLSVVESELRAGRDKGDPTEKQLQVVLEDATLWQRFREVTNEMIVTKNGRRMFPVLKISVSGLDPNAMYSFLLDFAPTDGHRWKYVNGEWVPAGKPEPPNHSCVYIHPDSPNFGAHWMKAAISFSKVKLTNKLNGSGQIMLNSLHKYEPQVHIVRVGGPHRMVMNCSFPETQFIAVTAYQNEEITALKIKYNPFAKAFLDAKERNHPKDASETVSEGQHMTYSHLGGWVISNPDTMCASGSSNYQYTGPLPLAAPQAPHGYERYSALRGHRAAPYPPSYMQRNHSPTVNLLESSSSNLQVFSGHDSWTLPSSPHANLISAPHTKGAASPGPSHYPCLWTVSNSAVNTANPGSEVNSRPSSMFLRGNVPLPTASSVQIPLQGVVSSSMEMQGETALARLADSAWTSSHSF; encoded by the exons CTACCTGAAGTTTCTGGCAGTAAAGTCGTCATGGCAGACCTGGGCTGCAAAAAACCCAGCGACTGCACCGTCTCCAGACTGCTCAGCGTAGTGGAGAGCGAACTCCGGGCTGGGAGAGACAAAGGTGACCCCACCGAGAAACAGCTCCAGGTTGTCTTAGAGGATGCAACGCTCTGGCAGAGATTCAGAGAAGTCACTAATGAGATGATCGTGACCAAGAACGGCAG GCGTATGTTCCCTGTTTTGAAGATCAGCGTGTCTGGCTTAGACCCAAACGCCATGTACTCGTTCCTGCTGGACTTTGCCCCCACTGATGGCCACCGCTGGAAGTATGTAAATGGAGAATGGGTGCCGGCTGGGAAGCCAGAGCCACCAAACCACAGCTGCGTCTACATCCACCCAGACTCTCCCAACTTTGGGGCCCATTGGATGAAAGCTGCCATTTCCTTCAGCAAAGTCAAACTTACCAACAAGCTCAATGGGAGTGGGCAG ATAATGTTGAATTCCCTGCATAAATATGAGCCTCAGGTACACATAGTTCGAGTAGGAGGCCCCCACCGGATGGTGATGAACTGTTCCTTCCCTGAGACACAGTTCATAGCTGTGACGGCCTACCAAAATGAAGAG ATAACAGCTCTCAAAATCAAGTATAATCCCTTTGCCAAAGCCTTCCTGGATGCGAAAGAAAG aaaCCATCCCAAGGATGCTTCAGAAACAGTCTCTGAAGGTCAACATATGACATATTCTCACT TGGGTGGCTGGGTGATTTCCAACCCAGATACAATGTGTGCATCAGGAAGCTCTAATTATCAGTACACTGGACCTTTGCCTCTGGCAGCTCCACAAGCTCCCCACGGCTACGAGCGATATTCAGCACTGCGAGGGCATCGGGCTGCTCCGTACCCACCTTCCTACATGCAGCGAAATCATTCCCCTACAG TGAATTTATTGGAGAGCTCCAGCAGTAATCTCCAGGTATTCTCAGGACATGACAGCTGGACTTTGCCATCCTCTCCACACGCTAATTTGATCTCAGCACCACACACAAAGGGAGCTGCCAGCCCTGGACCCAG ccactACCCTTGCCTGTGGACAGTGAGCAACAGTGCTGTAAACACTGCCAACCCAGGAAGTGAAGTGAACAGCAGGCCTTCAAGCATGTTTCTAAGGGGTAATGTCCCCTTACCCACTGCATCATCAGTCCAAATCCCCCTGCAGGGAGTGGTATCCAGCAGCATGGAAATGCAAGGGGAAACTGCTCTAGCCAGGTTGGCTGACTCTGCGTGGACATCCTCACACTCTTTTTGA
- the TBX19 gene encoding T-box transcription factor TBX19 isoform X3, which translates to MWINESTADQCRQMRMFPVLKISVSGLDPNAMYSFLLDFAPTDGHRWKYVNGEWVPAGKPEPPNHSCVYIHPDSPNFGAHWMKAAISFSKVKLTNKLNGSGQIMLNSLHKYEPQVHIVRVGGPHRMVMNCSFPETQFIAVTAYQNEEITALKIKYNPFAKAFLDAKERNHPKDASETVSEGQHMTYSHLGGWVISNPDTMCASGSSNYQYTGPLPLAAPQAPHGYERYSALRGHRAAPYPPSYMQRNHSPTVNLLESSSSNLQVFSGHDSWTLPSSPHANLISAPHTKGAASPGPSHYPCLWTVSNSAVNTANPGSEVNSRPSSMFLRGNVPLPTASSVQIPLQGVVSSSMEMQGETALARLADSAWTSSHSF; encoded by the exons ATGTGGATCAATGAATCCACAGCGGATCAATGCAGGCAAAT GCGTATGTTCCCTGTTTTGAAGATCAGCGTGTCTGGCTTAGACCCAAACGCCATGTACTCGTTCCTGCTGGACTTTGCCCCCACTGATGGCCACCGCTGGAAGTATGTAAATGGAGAATGGGTGCCGGCTGGGAAGCCAGAGCCACCAAACCACAGCTGCGTCTACATCCACCCAGACTCTCCCAACTTTGGGGCCCATTGGATGAAAGCTGCCATTTCCTTCAGCAAAGTCAAACTTACCAACAAGCTCAATGGGAGTGGGCAG ATAATGTTGAATTCCCTGCATAAATATGAGCCTCAGGTACACATAGTTCGAGTAGGAGGCCCCCACCGGATGGTGATGAACTGTTCCTTCCCTGAGACACAGTTCATAGCTGTGACGGCCTACCAAAATGAAGAG ATAACAGCTCTCAAAATCAAGTATAATCCCTTTGCCAAAGCCTTCCTGGATGCGAAAGAAAG aaaCCATCCCAAGGATGCTTCAGAAACAGTCTCTGAAGGTCAACATATGACATATTCTCACT TGGGTGGCTGGGTGATTTCCAACCCAGATACAATGTGTGCATCAGGAAGCTCTAATTATCAGTACACTGGACCTTTGCCTCTGGCAGCTCCACAAGCTCCCCACGGCTACGAGCGATATTCAGCACTGCGAGGGCATCGGGCTGCTCCGTACCCACCTTCCTACATGCAGCGAAATCATTCCCCTACAG TGAATTTATTGGAGAGCTCCAGCAGTAATCTCCAGGTATTCTCAGGACATGACAGCTGGACTTTGCCATCCTCTCCACACGCTAATTTGATCTCAGCACCACACACAAAGGGAGCTGCCAGCCCTGGACCCAG ccactACCCTTGCCTGTGGACAGTGAGCAACAGTGCTGTAAACACTGCCAACCCAGGAAGTGAAGTGAACAGCAGGCCTTCAAGCATGTTTCTAAGGGGTAATGTCCCCTTACCCACTGCATCATCAGTCCAAATCCCCCTGCAGGGAGTGGTATCCAGCAGCATGGAAATGCAAGGGGAAACTGCTCTAGCCAGGTTGGCTGACTCTGCGTGGACATCCTCACACTCTTTTTGA